In the Drosophila takahashii strain IR98-3 E-12201 chromosome 3R, DtakHiC1v2, whole genome shotgun sequence genome, one interval contains:
- the LOC108068558 gene encoding endothelin-converting enzyme homolog has protein sequence MSAHLTNYGAEGLVHEELNNVYPFHPYLDQRPKLGFDTTIQKDTIVSHSSYPLNEERMRGYLRSFKLSEDKIAEVIDGVIAFWHEAIKVEEDNTYGHCESFEANYLKIVWHRDLSTEDESCNSYFVQMDKVCARHPEAVANYLSMKLLYTFDAKLNGSKTQEDYCATKLQNTMAFLFNRLDIAELFSEEINLEVSEMVEELENSMRRSLEEADWLDSESQKEKLLEETKIKFPFNFTEYNLLTDRIIREIGLLKIVDNTYAATNINLQRLSVEINRFSTRHSAELSRHSKSQKLLSKKFLGLYTQLLPPVYHHSWPFSLKFGALGFLITVDSIESPRWLGNREEEFRKRVDCFEDYYKKYVISSEYDDVDKMIDLGRLRLTFAAYQSHMKYILGDSKQENVNERMRGLDLSPNQLFFLGSAQMLCFNDKSYVKQIAFGALSSTEDFFQAFNCPVGSGMRPTAKTCRLW, from the exons ATGAGCGCCCACTTGACCAACTACGGGGCAGAGGGTCTGGTCCACGAGGAGCTGAACAACGTTTATCCCTTCCACCCATACTTAGATCAACGACCAAAGCTGGGGTTTGACACCACCATTCAGAAAGACACCATCGTCAGCCACTCTTCCTACCCACTCAACGAGGAGCGCATGCGAGGATACTTAAGATCCTTTAAGCTATCAGAGGACAAAATTGCAGAGGTGATCGACGGTGTTATCGCATTCTGGCATGAGGCAATCAAGGTGGAAGAAGATAACACATATGGACACTGCGAATCCTTCGAGGCTAACTACTTAAAGATTGTGTGGCACAGGGATTTATCCACGGAGGACGAATCTTGCAATTCTTACTTCGTCCAAATGGACAAGGTGTGTGCCCGGCATCCTGAGGCGGTGGCCAATTATCTATCAATGAAGCTGCTGTACACATTCGACGCCAAACTTAATGGCTCCAAAACCCAAGAAGATTATTGCGCCACAAAGCTGCAGAACACCATGGCGTTCCTATTCAATAGACTCGATATAGCG gaGCTCTTTAGTGAGGAAATTAATTTGGAAGTATCTGAAATGGTCGAGGAACTCGAGAACAGCATGCGAAGGTCGCTGGAGGAAGCCGATTGGTTGGACTCGGAGTCCCAAAAGGAGAAACTGCTGGAAGAAACGAAAATTAAGTTTCCTTTCAACTTTACCGAGTACAACTTACTCACCGATCGCATAATCCGGGAAATTGGCCTCCTGAAAATAGTCGACAATACTTACGCTGCGACCAATATAAACCTGCAACGCCTCAGTGTCGAAATCAATCGATTCAGCACCCGTCACTCTGCGGAACTTTCCAGGCACTCCAAATCACAAAAACTTCTGTCGAAAAAGTTCCTTGGCCTATACACGCAGTTGCTACCGCCTGTTTACCATCACTCTTGGCCATTCTCCCTGAAATTTGGCGCATTAGGTTTTCTCATCACTGTCGATTCCATCGAAAGCCCCCGGTGGTTAGGAAACCGGGAAGAGGAATTTCGTAAGCGCGTCGATTGTTTTGAGGATTACTACAAAAAGTACGTGATTTCAAGTGAATATGATGACGTCGACAAAATGATCGACTTGGGTAGATTGCGACTGACATTTGCTGCCTACCAGAGCCATATGAAGTATATCCTGGGGGATTCTAAGCAAGAGAATGTCAACGAGCGGATGCGAGGACTAGACCTGTCGCCGAATCAGCTATTCTTTCTGGGATCCGCTCAGATGCTTTGCTTCAATGACAAAAGCTATGTTAAGCAGATAGCTTTTGGAGCCCTATCGAGCACCGAAGACTTTTTCCAGGCCTTTAACTGCCCTGTGGGATCTGGCATGCGTCCCACAGCCAAAACTTGTCGTCTGTGGTAG
- the LOC108068552 gene encoding neprilysin-1-like, whose product MKFKIIGLGAINLRLVGLLIYFITLIFATKGDEKGTACSKSDYLQSHVDLMKSYMNLSVAPCDDFYEYACGNYVPNSQFRYPVSKNSPDDITKHLVGRAKQLLNRMDLAESLNVSSELAVAQRFYNACLGADLHPFPAADPNYLSLIRSIGGFPAVDGATWNASNFNWVNMSAHLTNYGAEGLFQEELNDLYPFLPYFNPQPKLGFDTTIQKNAIVSPSSYPLNEERMRGYLRSFKLSEDKIAEVIDGVFAFWREATKVETFINFGDCKSLEANYFEIVWNRDTSKKSKFCNYYFIEMDKVCARHPEAVANYLAMKLLYTFDAKLNGTKNQADYCATKLQNTMAFLFNRLDIAEHFTREIQLEVSEIVEELEKSMRRSLEEADWLDSESQKTELLEESHIKSPFNFTEYNLLAYRIIREIGLLKIVDDSYAATNINLQRLSVEINRFSTRHSSELSKQSESQRHLSEDFLNLYTQLLPPVYHHSWPFSLKFGALGYLITRSSINSYRWLIKQETELSKRVECFLDYYKKYVISSDNYGAYRMSDLGRLRLTFAAYQSHVKHILGDSKQENVNERMPGLDLSPNQLFFLGSAQRLCYDDKIYFKRMSFAALSSTEDFFQAFNCPVGSGMRPTAKTCRMW is encoded by the exons atgaaatttaaaataattgggtTAGGTGCGATCAACCTAAGGTTGGTTGGACTACTGATCTACTTTATTACACTAATATTTGCCACGAAGGGCGATGAGAAGGGAACAGCGTGCTCAAAAAGTGATTACCTACAGTCTCATGTGGACCTCATGAAGTCCTACATGAACTTGAGTGTAGCACCTTGTGACGATTTCTACGAGTACGCCTGCGGAAACTATGTACCCAACTCGCAGTTCCGATATCCGGTTTCGAAAAACAGCCCGGATGACATTACGAAGCACCTGGTGGGCAGGGCAAAACAATTATTGAACAGGATGGATCTGGCGGAGTCTCTCAATGTGTCCAGCGAACTTGCGGTGGCTCAAAGGTTTTACAACGCCTGTTTGGGAGCTGATCTCCATCCGTTTCCTGCTGCTGATCCGAATTATCTAAGCCTCATTCGCTCGATCGGAGGTTTTCCTGCCGTCGATGGTGCCACCTGGAATGCCTCTAACTTCAACTGGGTTAACATGAGCGCCCACTTGACCAACTACGGAGCAGAGGGTCTGTTCCAGGAGGAGCTCAACGATCTGTATCCTTTCCTCCCTTATTTCAATCCACAACCAAAGCTGGGATTTGACACCACCATTCAGAAGAACGCCATCGTCAGCCCTTCTTCCTACCCACTCAACGAGGAGCGCATGCGAGGATACCTGAGATCCTTTAAGCTATCAGAGGACAAAATTGCAGAGGTGATCGACGGTGTTTTCGCATTTTGGCGTGAGGCGACAAAGGTGGAAACATTTATCAACTTTGGGGACTGCAAATCCTTGGAGGCTAACTACTTTGAGATCGTCTGGAACCGGGACACATCAAAGAAGagcaaattttgtaattattactTCATCGAGATGGACAAGGTGTGTGCCCGTCATCCCGAGGCGGTTGCCAATTATCTAGCGATGAAGCTGCTGTACACATTCGACGCCAAACTTAATGGCACCAAAAACCAGGCAGATTATTGCGCCACAAAGCTGCAGAATACTATGGCGTTCCTATTTAACAGACTCGATATAGCG GAACACTTTACTCGAGAAATTCAGTTGGAAGTATCTGAAATTGTGGAGGAACTGGAGAAGAGCATGCGAAGGTCGCTGGAGGAAGCCGATTGGTTGGACTCGGAGTCCCAAAAGACGGAACTGCTGGAAGAATCCCATATCAAATCTCCCTTCAACTTTACCGAGTACAACTTACTCGCCTATCGCATAATCCGGGAAATTGGCCTCCTGAAAATAGTGGACGATAGTTACGCTGCGACCAATATAAATCTGCAACGCCTCAGTGTCGAAATCAATCGATTCAGCACCCGTCACTCATCGGAACTCTCCAAACAATCCGAATCACAAAGACATCTGTCGGAAGACTTTCTTAACCTATACACTCAGTTGCTACCGCCCGTTTACCATCACTCTTGGCCATTTTCGCTGAAATTCGGCGCATTAGGTTACCTCATTACTCGCAGCTCCATCAACAGTTACCGGTGGCTTATCAAACAGGAAACTGAATTGTCTAAACGCGTCGAATGCTTTTTGGATTACTACAAAAAGTACGTGATTTCAAGTGACAATTATGGAGCCTACAGAATGAGTGACTTGGGTAGATTGCGACTGACATTTGCTGCCTACCAGAGCCATGTGAAGCATATCCTGGGGGATTCTAAGCAAGAGAATGTCAACGAGCGGATGCCAGGACTAGACCTGTCGCCGAATCAGCTATTCTTTCTGGGATCCGCTCAGAGGCTTTGCTACGATGACAAGatctattttaagaggatGTCTTTTGCAGCCTTATCGAGCACTGAAGACTTTTTCCAGGCCTTCAACTGTCCCGTGGGATCTGGCATGCGGCCAACAGCCAAAACTTGTCGTATGTGGTAG
- the LOC108068642 gene encoding uncharacterized protein — protein sequence MSANRDHPYGSTVRHTIVARSNRPVVNRMLRSARLDSTVGLKMGQPVREKRMEVKPQLMQKERSSSTGMSGFSKLTNRDGLVGKAYWNAAIDDVEFAAACRFQPRIPVIDYSLVLPPRLRERVKRIQNYDYSKSDEDIYIRDEMQEVRPEDYMSVESSERSEEEEDTVLLDIGRKKVEEYFNESEHSDIVRMEHEFEQFDLKLDEPVGHTHRVVDKTSWYAKFLCAPRDKRVSWQSRVEHPGQNYSMVTLDEQAENLMDASAERFVEWLNSFGTLESNLTPEKVKNLFSIKGDRTLLASVKTDPKEVNAIAQTVADKWNKPHMAIELKYEKHINDHATRVNQKPLLSAFGRTVPLKDRPWLKRSGDTAIKTVYPEELLTREKIFKGITHLRSTTALIDFYLAHPELERPQYLLESGDFEESSASESVAEVPLYELLGLRY from the exons ATGTCCGCGAACCGAGACCACCCGTACGGGTCGACAGTGCGACACACGATTGTGGCACGGTCCAATCGGCCGGTGGTCAACCGGATGTTGCGCTCCGCTCGACTGGACTCCACCGTGGGTCTGAAGATGGGCCAGCCGGTGAGGGAGAAGCGGATGGAGGTCAAGCCGCAGCTGATGCAGAAGGAGCGATCCTCGAGCACCGGGATGAGCGGATTCTCCAAGCTGACCAACCGCGACGGGCTGGTGGGCAAGGCCTACTGGAACGCGGCCATCGATGATGTGGAGTTCGCGGCCGCCTGTCGCTTCCAGCCGCGCATTCCCGTCATCGACTACTCCCTGGTGCTGCCGCCGCGACTGCGCGAGCGGGTGAAGCGCATCCAGAACTACGACTACTCCAAGTCCGACGAGGACATCTACATCCGCGATGAGATGCAGGAGGTGCGGCCCGAGGACTACATGAGCGTGGAGAGCTCCGAGAgaagcgaggaggaggaggacacgGTG CTCCTCGATATTGGCCGCAAGAAGGTGGAGGAGTACTTCAACGAGAGCGAGCACTCGGATATTGTGCGCATGGAGCACGAGTTCGAGCAGTTCGACCTGAAGCTCGACGAGCCGGTGGGTCACACGCATCGCGTGGTGGACAAGACCAGTTGGTATGCCAAGTTCCTTTGCGCCCCGCGGGACAAGAGGGTCAGCTGGCAGAGCCGCGTCGAACATCCCGGCCAGAACTACTCCATGGTGACGCTGGACGAGCAGGCCGAGAACCTCATGGATGCG TCTGCAGAACGCTTCGTCGAGTGGTTGAACTCCTTTGGCACCTTGGAGAGCAATCTGACCCCGGAGAAGGTCAAGAACCTGTTCTCCATCAAGGGTGATCGCACCTTATTGGCCTCAGTGAAAACGGATCCCAAGGAGGTGAACGCCATAGCTCAGACGGTGGCCGATAAATGGAACAAGCCGCAT ATGGCCATTGAGCTGAAGTACGAGAAGCACATCAATGATCACGCCACTCGGGTCAATCAGAAACCCCTGCTAAGTGCCTTTGGACGCACTGTGCCGCTGAAGGATCGCCCCTGGCTAAAACGATCGGGCGATACTGCCATTAAGACTGTCTATCCGGAGGAGCTGCTGACCCGCGAGAAAATCTTCAAGGGCATAACCCACCTGCGCAGCACCACGGCCCTAATTGATTTCTATCTGGCCCATCCGGAACTGGAACGCCCCCAGTATCTCCTGGAGAGCGGCGACTTCGAGGAGTCCAGCGCCAGTGAATCCGTGGCCGAGGTCCCTCTCTACGAGCTCCTGGGGTTGCGCTATTAA
- the LOC108068634 gene encoding phenoloxidase-activating factor 2 has product MTQFGRMWWLPLLQWLVIGIGMRCVQAWSFGPVQSDGGQDAGRVPQPSDVGSTANHTILTRQLIVGTLLPPQVSPGTWPPVPSIVNPGTTSYCQCVPPGSCANPIPTAPSDGSGQLDIRIVNNGGYPSIPTTSATLTCNYGLVACCQAGSYQCGRRFPPPPGSSTAGAGQASFGAYPWQAALLTTADVYLGGGALITAQHVLTAAHKVYNLALTSFKVRLGEWDASSTSEPIPAQDVYISNVYVNPSFNPNNLQNDVAILKLSTPVSLTSKSTVGTVCLPTTSFVGQRCWVAGWGKNDFGATGAYQAIERQVDVPLIPNANCQAALQATRLGSSFALSPTSFICAGGEAGKDACTGDGGSPLVCTSNGIWYVVGLVAWGIGCAQAGVPGVYVNVGTYLPWIQTTLTL; this is encoded by the exons ATGACTCAGTTCGGTCGGATGTGGTGGCTCCCACTGCTGCAGTGGCTGGTGATTGGAATAGGAATGAGGTGCGTGCAGGCCTGGAGCTTTGGGCCAGTTCAATCGGATGGGGGTCAGGATGCGGGTCGAGTGCCGCAACCCAGTGATGTGGGAAGCACGGCAAATCACACGA TACTCACCAGGCAGCTGATTGTGGGCACCCTGCTGCCGCCGCAAGTTTCGCCGGGCACCTGGCCACCTGTGCCCTCCATAGTGAATCCCGGAACCACCAGTTATTGCCAGTGTGTTCCACCGGGATCCTGTGCCAATCCCATTCCCACTGCACCCAGCGATGGCAGTGGCCAGCTGGACATCAGGATTGTCAATAACGGAGGATAT CCCTCTATTCCCACCACTTCTGCCACACTGACCTGCAACTATGGACTGGTGGCCTGCTGCCAGGCGGGAAGCTATCAGTGTGGTCGCCGTTTTCCACCTCCTCCCGGCTCCTCGACGGCAGGAGCGGGTCAGGCGAGCTTTGGAGCATATCCCTGGCAGGCGGCTCTGCTGACCACCGCGGATGTTTACTTGGGTGGAGGAGCACTGATCACCGCCCAACATGTCCTGACCGCCGCCCACAAGGTTTACAATCTGGC GCTCACCTCCTTCAAAGTTCGTCTGGGGGAATGGGATGCCAGCAGCACCAGCGAACCGATTCCCGCCCAGGATGTGTACATCTCGAATGTGTACGTGAATCCCTCGTTCAACCCGAATAATTTGCAGAACGATGTGGCCATCCTGAAGTTGTCCACTCCCGTTTCGCTGACCAGCAAATCCACAGTGGGCACCGTTTGTCTGCCCACCACCAGTTTTGTGGGTCAACGTTGCTGGGTTGCCGGCTGGGGCAAGAATGACTTTGGAGCCACCGGAGCTTACCAGGCCATCGAGCGGCAGGTGGACGTGCCGCTGATTCCCAATGCCAACTGCCAGGCGGCGCTGCAGGCCACCCGCTTGGGCTCCTCCTTCGCCCTCAGCCCCACCAGCTTCATTTGTGCCGGCGGAGAGGCTGGCAAGGATGCCTGCACCGGCGATGGGGGTTCGCCTCTGGTCTGCACCAGCAATGGCATTTGGTACGTGGTGGGACTGGTGGCCTGGGGCATCGGCTGCGCACAGGCAGGAGTTCCGGGGGTCTACGTCAACGTGGGCACCTACCTTCCCTGGATTCAGACCACGCTGACGCTGTAG